In one Agathobacter rectalis ATCC 33656 genomic region, the following are encoded:
- a CDS encoding N-acetylmuramoyl-L-alanine amidase family protein, giving the protein MDEYEKIRQRKREEYRKRHRAQVRRKQLISNGIVIGVIILIIATIIIVGALRGKKAKQEEVKAEVTSTLYNPIQPKLDVQLLTPNPYSRPQKALEKVNGIVVHYTANPGTSARQNRDYFNGLAETKKTKASSHFVIGLEGEIVQCIPCNEISYASNNRNSDTISIECCIEDETGKFNDSTYQSLIELTTWLMGRYDLSADDVIRHYDVTGKKCPLYFVEHEDAWEQFHKDLDTYIEENGVPKEEASQN; this is encoded by the coding sequence ATGGACGAGTATGAAAAGATAAGACAGAGAAAGCGCGAAGAATATAGAAAGAGACACCGCGCCCAGGTTAGAAGAAAGCAGCTTATTAGCAATGGCATTGTTATAGGCGTGATAATACTTATAATTGCAACGATAATCATAGTGGGAGCTTTAAGGGGCAAAAAGGCAAAGCAGGAAGAAGTAAAGGCAGAGGTGACCAGTACTCTTTACAATCCTATACAGCCAAAGCTTGATGTACAGTTGCTGACACCCAATCCGTATTCCAGACCACAGAAGGCACTTGAGAAGGTAAACGGCATAGTTGTCCATTATACAGCAAATCCGGGTACGTCAGCCAGACAAAACAGAGACTATTTCAATGGCCTGGCAGAGACCAAAAAGACCAAAGCAAGCTCACACTTTGTTATAGGATTAGAGGGTGAGATAGTGCAGTGCATACCTTGCAATGAGATATCGTATGCATCTAATAACAGAAACAGTGACACAATATCGATAGAGTGCTGTATAGAGGATGAGACAGGAAAGTTTAACGACAGCACATACCAGTCGCTCATAGAGCTCACCACATGGCTTATGGGGCGGTATGATCTGAGTGCTGATGATGTAATAAGGCACTACGATGTGACAGGCAAGAAGTGTCCGCTATATTTCGTGGAGCATGAGGATGCGTGGGAGCAGTTTCACAAGGATCTGGATACATACATCGAAGAAAATGGTGTGCCAAAGGAAGAGGCAAGCCAAAACTGA